One genomic window of Maribacter aquivivus includes the following:
- a CDS encoding S1C family serine protease: MKIILILLFIFYTEQITSQNISKLYEEANASVVLIKTWQPEIYSQGNFKTLLTLEGLGSGFVISNDGDIMTAAHIVQNAAIIKVVFSDGEEVPAKVLYSYPTADVALIRLTELKKTPLSVVTLADSDKVKIGDQVFVIGSPFGLGHSLSVGYVSGKYSPEKVSSGFIKTDFLQTDAAVNEGSSGGPLFNMNGEVIGIASFIISHSKGFQGISFAATSNIAKELLCDERPLWTGIEAYFITGSLAEIFNLPQIAGVMVQKVAPQSLGANLGLQESYYYLQIDGDNLAVGGDVLLSFNDVPLTNEKNMTKAWSIIHNLQYGDTLKAKILRKGKIMNLTFIIPKTEKFSPN; encoded by the coding sequence ATGAAAATAATTCTAATTCTACTTTTCATATTCTATACCGAACAAATAACTTCTCAAAACATAAGCAAATTGTATGAAGAAGCCAATGCATCTGTTGTTCTCATTAAAACATGGCAGCCAGAAATTTATAGCCAAGGTAATTTTAAAACATTGCTGACCTTAGAAGGTCTTGGATCAGGCTTTGTCATCTCAAATGACGGTGATATAATGACTGCTGCACATATTGTACAAAATGCTGCTATTATTAAAGTAGTTTTTTCAGATGGTGAAGAAGTACCTGCGAAAGTCCTATACTCATACCCTACTGCCGATGTTGCATTAATTAGATTGACAGAATTAAAAAAAACTCCACTATCAGTTGTTACTTTGGCAGATTCGGATAAAGTTAAAATAGGAGACCAAGTCTTCGTTATTGGTTCACCATTTGGTCTAGGACATTCTTTATCAGTGGGTTATGTAAGTGGCAAGTATTCTCCCGAAAAAGTATCTAGCGGGTTCATAAAAACCGATTTCTTACAAACCGACGCCGCGGTAAACGAGGGTAGTTCTGGCGGACCATTATTTAATATGAATGGAGAGGTAATAGGTATTGCTAGCTTTATTATAAGTCATTCTAAAGGTTTTCAGGGCATATCTTTTGCCGCAACTTCCAACATAGCAAAAGAACTACTATGTGATGAAAGACCTCTTTGGACCGGTATTGAGGCTTATTTCATTACCGGGTCATTAGCAGAAATATTTAATTTACCGCAAATTGCCGGTGTTATGGTACAAAAAGTAGCTCCGCAATCATTAGGAGCCAACCTAGGCTTACAAGAATCATATTATTACCTACAGATTGATGGTGATAATTTAGCTGTCGGTGGCGATGTATTATTATCTTTTAATGACGTACCATTAACAAATGAGAAAAATATGACAAAAGCCTGGTCTATTATACATAACCTACAATATGGTGACACCCTGAAAGCTAAAATCTTAAGAAAAGGTAAAATCATGAATTTAACATTTATAATTCCAAAAACTGAAAAATTTTCACCAAACTGA
- a CDS encoding response regulator has product MISILIIEDNNDIRENTSELLELEGYATLTASNGKIGLEKIISNVPDLILCDLRMPEMDGFTVLSHLGHYPHLKRIPFVFFSAKSEKLEIKTGIDAGADGYLVKPFELEDLLTIIEKCIIKVKSSSLQ; this is encoded by the coding sequence ATGATCAGTATTCTTATAATTGAAGATAATAATGATATTCGGGAAAATACTTCTGAACTTTTAGAACTGGAAGGCTACGCTACGCTAACAGCATCCAACGGAAAAATTGGTTTAGAAAAGATTATATCTAATGTTCCAGATTTAATCTTATGTGACCTTCGTATGCCCGAAATGGATGGATTTACCGTATTAAGTCATCTTGGTCATTATCCACATTTAAAAAGAATTCCATTTGTTTTTTTTAGTGCTAAATCTGAAAAATTAGAAATTAAAACTGGTATAGATGCCGGAGCAGACGGCTATTTGGTAAAGCCTTTTGAGCTGGAAGATTTGTTGACCATTATTGAGAAGTGTATAATTAAAGTAAAGAGTTCTTCATTACAATAA
- a CDS encoding baeRF7 domain-containing protein, with translation MYTAEKLPLPKSTFESLMAKKTLHCVSIYLSMDKKGMEQNLHLAQAILKNCLEKVRTVLLQYQLHENEVEDYLDPITQLLGRVDLWRNPSDGLAIFLNPDTGLQYFQVPLLFETQTYVANHFYLKPLLPLYHNDGTYYLLELSRDYVKLYKASRYQFKDLFVEDFAPKRLEEAVGFDHRPKVLQFRNANNLSSAGVFHGHGEGKDDDKKEMVKFFRALDKGLKKAIENQNAPLLLACTDYLYSIYKEISTYKNVYDGHLGGDPEFKVKTSLHQDSWNLIAPYFKKYESEMIQKFKDLSYSQKTSYEIGEILRATFQGTVEVLFVENETDVFGTFNLKTNRVTVEKSKDISNTSLTNLAALECYKRGGKVFLLPAEHMPMKNSNLNAIFRY, from the coding sequence ATGTATACTGCTGAAAAACTACCATTGCCAAAATCTACATTTGAATCTTTAATGGCAAAAAAGACCCTTCATTGTGTTTCCATATACCTTTCAATGGATAAAAAAGGAATGGAACAAAATCTTCACCTAGCTCAAGCTATATTAAAAAATTGTCTAGAAAAGGTGCGCACGGTATTATTACAATATCAATTACACGAAAATGAAGTAGAAGATTATCTTGATCCAATAACACAATTATTAGGTAGAGTGGATTTATGGCGAAACCCATCGGATGGACTGGCTATTTTCTTGAATCCAGATACTGGCTTGCAGTATTTTCAAGTACCACTTTTATTTGAAACACAAACATATGTTGCAAACCATTTTTATCTAAAACCTTTATTACCATTGTACCACAATGACGGTACCTATTACCTACTTGAACTTAGTAGAGATTATGTTAAGCTGTACAAAGCATCACGATATCAATTTAAGGATTTATTTGTTGAAGATTTTGCGCCAAAGCGTTTAGAAGAAGCTGTTGGGTTTGATCATAGACCAAAAGTTTTACAATTTAGAAATGCAAATAATTTGAGTAGCGCAGGGGTGTTTCATGGTCATGGAGAAGGAAAGGATGATGATAAAAAAGAGATGGTGAAATTTTTTAGGGCTTTAGATAAGGGGCTTAAGAAGGCCATTGAAAACCAAAATGCACCATTATTATTAGCCTGTACAGACTATTTGTATAGTATTTATAAAGAGATAAGTACTTATAAAAATGTTTATGATGGGCATTTGGGTGGTGATCCAGAATTTAAGGTGAAGACTTCATTACATCAAGATTCTTGGAATTTAATAGCACCCTATTTTAAAAAATATGAATCTGAAATGATACAAAAATTTAAAGATTTAAGTTATTCGCAAAAAACCTCATACGAAATAGGAGAAATACTTAGAGCAACTTTTCAAGGTACTGTAGAGGTTTTGTTCGTTGAAAATGAAACTGATGTTTTTGGTACGTTCAATTTAAAAACCAATAGAGTAACTGTAGAGAAATCAAAAGATATAAGTAATACTTCTTTAACCAATTTAGCTGCTTTAGAATGCTATAAGCGTGGTGGTAAGGTATTTCTTTTACCTGCTGAACATATGCCAATGAAAAATAGTAATCTAAATGCAATATTTAGGTATTGA
- a CDS encoding LytR/AlgR family response regulator transcription factor: MKLNCIVLENSIIQQKIMEKKVNYHPNLELSGVYNNALEANRHIKNSNVDLMFLDVDMPLISGFDFLESIEDPPATILMSNNADYAVKAFEYNISYYLLKPITSISFNIAVRKVLKHHNLIYPKNGEGEFVLLKSNLKKVKVVLRDIIWVKAIGDYVKIVTDKQNFVVQFTMKRFEKMLPDDKFLRIHKSYIVNLRSVDQFNGRNVEINGNSLPLSRSKKELLENKLMFS, from the coding sequence ATGAAACTAAACTGTATTGTATTGGAGAATTCGATTATACAGCAAAAGATAATGGAGAAAAAGGTTAACTACCATCCTAATTTAGAATTATCTGGTGTGTATAACAACGCGTTAGAAGCTAACCGACATATTAAGAATTCTAATGTTGATTTAATGTTTTTAGATGTAGATATGCCATTGATTTCTGGATTTGATTTTTTAGAATCAATAGAGGATCCTCCGGCAACAATTTTGATGTCAAATAATGCTGATTATGCAGTTAAAGCATTTGAATATAATATTTCTTATTATTTGCTAAAACCTATAACATCAATCAGTTTTAATATTGCGGTCAGAAAGGTCTTAAAACACCATAACCTGATATATCCAAAAAATGGCGAGGGCGAATTTGTATTATTGAAAAGTAATTTAAAAAAAGTAAAAGTTGTATTACGAGATATTATATGGGTGAAGGCAATAGGTGATTATGTGAAAATTGTAACCGATAAGCAAAATTTTGTTGTTCAATTTACTATGAAGCGATTTGAAAAAATGCTACCGGATGACAAATTTTTAAGAATTCATAAATCATATATAGTAAACCTTAGAAGTGTTGATCAGTTTAATGGTAGAAATGTTGAAATAAATGGAAACTCGTTGCCTTTGAGCAGGAGTAAAAAGGAGTTGCTTGAAAATAAATTAATGTTCAGCTGA
- a CDS encoding class I SAM-dependent methyltransferase, whose product MMNTEIFNQNVEAYEQWYKDYPQVFESELLAIKEQLQKLPENLKGIEVGLGTGRFSESLGIKEGVEPSKEMAALAIKRGVSVLNGYAEQLPFGDLKFDFVLFVTVCHLDNIKHAFAEAYRVLKPAGAILVGFLDSERSVAQQYLERRHRSAFFANANFYTVSRIKILLNEAGFKKMEFNQTLFGNLDEIEDVQIPKEGFGEGSFIVVNATKK is encoded by the coding sequence ATGATGAATACAGAAATCTTTAATCAGAATGTTGAAGCATATGAGCAATGGTACAAAGATTACCCTCAGGTATTTGAATCAGAACTTTTGGCAATAAAAGAACAGTTACAGAAATTACCAGAGAATCTAAAAGGTATTGAAGTGGGTTTGGGAACAGGTAGATTTTCAGAATCTTTAGGTATAAAAGAAGGTGTAGAGCCATCAAAAGAAATGGCTGCATTGGCTATTAAAAGAGGAGTTTCGGTTTTAAACGGTTATGCCGAACAATTACCTTTTGGAGATTTAAAATTCGATTTTGTTCTCTTTGTTACTGTTTGTCATTTAGATAACATAAAACACGCATTTGCCGAAGCATATAGGGTTCTTAAACCTGCAGGAGCAATTTTAGTCGGTTTTTTGGATAGCGAAAGAAGTGTAGCTCAACAATATCTAGAAAGACGTCATAGAAGTGCTTTTTTTGCAAATGCAAATTTTTATACTGTCAGCAGAATAAAGATCTTATTAAATGAAGCAGGTTTCAAAAAAATGGAATTCAACCAAACACTATTTGGCAATTTAGATGAAATTGAAGATGTTCAAATACCTAAAGAAGGTTTTGGTGAAGGATCTTTTATAGTTGTAAATGCCACTAAAAAATAG
- a CDS encoding phosphoribosyltransferase, producing MFKDRNDAGNQLATLLAKYKDDEVIVLAIPRGGLPIGASVATFLNAPLDVVLTKKIGHPNNKEYAIGAVSLESIILSNSNILDNNYIERETERIRRTLKERHEQYYKNRSPKKLQNKTVIIVDDGIATGNTLLATIALVHKQRPSKIVVAIPVAPPSAIYKISNLEKVEEVICILQPNNFRAVGQFYKNFEEVTDQKAIQILDSFNSKKVSEI from the coding sequence ATGTTTAAAGATAGAAATGATGCAGGAAATCAATTAGCAACACTATTAGCAAAATACAAAGATGATGAAGTAATTGTATTGGCAATACCAAGAGGTGGCTTACCTATTGGAGCATCTGTTGCTACCTTTTTAAATGCGCCATTAGATGTGGTACTGACTAAAAAAATAGGTCATCCAAATAATAAAGAATATGCGATTGGAGCAGTTAGCCTTGAAAGTATAATACTTTCAAATTCTAATATTTTAGATAATAATTATATTGAAAGAGAGACCGAACGTATTCGTAGAACACTAAAAGAGCGACACGAACAATATTATAAAAATCGCTCTCCTAAAAAATTACAGAATAAGACAGTTATAATTGTTGATGATGGTATTGCAACCGGTAATACCTTATTAGCAACTATAGCGCTGGTACACAAACAAAGACCTTCAAAGATTGTTGTTGCAATACCCGTAGCACCTCCATCTGCAATCTATAAAATAAGTAATTTAGAAAAAGTAGAAGAAGTCATTTGTATATTACAACCCAATAATTTTAGAGCCGTAGGGCAATTTTATAAAAACTTTGAAGAGGTAACCGATCAAAAAGCCATTCAAATATTAGATTCTTTCAATTCTAAAAAAGTTTCAGAAATATGA
- a CDS encoding dienelactone hydrolase family protein, translated as MKNDYKSEAVNIQIDGVILKGNLVIPKNSIGLVIFSHGSGSSRLSPRNNLVAEVLQKNDLATLLFDLLTEDEDSVYKNRFDIDLLTLRLIDVTQWVQQQKETKNLSLGYFGASTGAASALRAAAFYEKTIRAVVSRGGRPDLALNDINKVTAATLLIVGGNDEVVIELNEKAYQKLQCQRKLEIIPNASHLFEELGKLNEVAQISASWFAMYL; from the coding sequence ATGAAAAATGATTATAAAAGTGAAGCCGTCAATATACAGATAGACGGTGTTATACTAAAAGGAAACTTAGTTATACCTAAAAATTCTATTGGTTTAGTCATTTTTTCTCATGGTAGCGGAAGTAGTCGTCTAAGCCCACGCAACAATTTAGTTGCTGAAGTTTTACAAAAAAATGATTTGGCTACCTTACTTTTTGATTTATTGACAGAAGATGAGGATAGTGTTTACAAAAATAGATTTGATATAGATTTACTAACCCTACGCCTTATTGATGTAACCCAATGGGTTCAACAACAAAAAGAAACAAAAAATTTATCACTTGGATATTTTGGAGCAAGTACAGGTGCTGCCTCGGCATTAAGGGCTGCTGCATTTTACGAAAAAACAATTAGAGCGGTAGTTTCAAGAGGAGGGCGACCAGACCTTGCTTTAAACGACATTAATAAAGTAACAGCTGCCACATTATTAATAGTTGGCGGCAATGATGAAGTTGTTATTGAGCTTAATGAAAAAGCTTATCAGAAATTACAATGTCAAAGAAAACTAGAAATTATACCCAATGCAAGTCACTTATTCGAAGAACTGGGCAAATTAAATGAAGTGGCACAAATATCAGCCAGTTGGTTTGCTATGTATTTATAA
- a CDS encoding MlaD family protein produces MAKTKLENLRLGIFVVLGTILLLFAAYLIGNRQNMFSKTFEITAVFKNATGLQNGNNVRFSGINVGTVNGIEMINDTTIQVRMVIQDNMRHHIKKNAIASIGTNGLVGSMLINIIPGLGTSSLITPGDELLSSNKIGTQDMMSTLSITNENAALLTADLLKISKTITNGQGTLGRLLNDTIMANDLYKTMVNLKYTSYKANSTITHLNDIVGQLNFKRSVADILFNDTISGEKIKNVIKNLETTSFEIDEMSKNLNLIISEINDGQGAISYLAKDSLFVNQLEKSMENIEQGTERFNENMEALKHNFLTRGYFRKLEKQEKKLNNL; encoded by the coding sequence ATGGCAAAAACAAAATTAGAAAATTTGAGGTTGGGTATTTTTGTTGTTTTAGGCACCATACTTCTTCTATTTGCAGCATACCTTATTGGAAATAGACAAAATATGTTTAGTAAAACATTTGAAATTACAGCTGTATTTAAAAATGCTACCGGACTACAAAATGGAAATAACGTTCGATTTTCAGGTATTAATGTTGGCACTGTAAATGGCATAGAAATGATTAACGATACTACCATACAAGTTCGTATGGTAATACAAGATAATATGCGTCACCATATCAAAAAAAATGCCATTGCCAGTATTGGCACAAATGGATTGGTTGGCAGCATGTTAATCAATATTATTCCTGGTTTAGGTACTTCTTCCTTAATAACTCCAGGAGATGAACTATTATCTTCAAACAAAATAGGCACTCAAGATATGATGAGTACTTTAAGTATTACCAATGAAAATGCCGCTTTACTGACTGCCGATTTATTGAAAATCTCAAAGACCATAACAAATGGGCAAGGAACTTTAGGCAGGTTACTCAATGATACTATAATGGCGAACGACTTGTATAAAACAATGGTCAATTTAAAATATACAAGCTATAAAGCAAATTCAACTATTACTCATTTAAACGATATAGTTGGGCAACTAAATTTTAAGAGAAGTGTTGCTGACATATTATTCAACGATACCATTTCTGGCGAAAAAATAAAAAACGTAATTAAAAACCTAGAGACAACCTCTTTTGAAATTGATGAAATGTCTAAGAACTTAAACCTCATCATTTCTGAAATCAATGATGGACAAGGCGCTATTTCTTATCTGGCAAAAGACTCTTTGTTTGTAAACCAGCTTGAGAAAAGCATGGAAAATATAGAACAGGGTACAGAAAGATTTAACGAAAACATGGAAGCACTAAAGCATAATTTTTTAACTAGAGGCTACTTTAGAAAATTAGAGAAACAAGAAAAAAAATTAAACAATCTATAA
- a CDS encoding ABC transporter ATP-binding protein, with translation MNKDTQKIKNNEQHKLIDHLEGNAVIRINNITKTFGDNHVLNGFNLVLYEGENLVVMGKSGSGKSVMIKCLVGLMAPDSGYIEVMGKEISTLDRQTLDKLRSDIGFLFQGSALYDSMTVRENLEFPMRRHRDKLGNVKDTTPLVLEALENVGLAHTMNLMPDELSGGMKRRVALARTLILKPKIILYDEPTSGLDPITAKEIIELMRSIQKKYGTSSLIITHDVDCARVISERMVLLVDGINYAEGTYSELSASTDPKVEAFFKK, from the coding sequence ATGAATAAGGATACACAAAAAATAAAAAATAATGAACAGCATAAGTTGATAGACCATTTAGAAGGAAACGCAGTCATTCGCATAAATAATATCACCAAAACTTTTGGTGACAACCATGTTTTAAATGGATTCAACTTAGTGCTTTACGAAGGTGAAAATCTAGTTGTTATGGGGAAATCGGGTTCTGGAAAATCGGTTATGATTAAATGTCTAGTAGGATTAATGGCTCCCGACAGCGGCTATATAGAAGTAATGGGCAAAGAAATATCGACATTAGATCGACAAACCTTAGATAAATTACGCTCAGATATTGGTTTTCTTTTTCAGGGCAGTGCCTTGTATGATTCTATGACAGTTCGCGAAAATTTAGAATTTCCGATGCGACGACACAGAGACAAACTGGGTAATGTAAAAGATACGACTCCGCTTGTTTTGGAAGCCTTAGAAAATGTTGGTTTAGCACATACCATGAATTTAATGCCAGATGAACTTTCTGGTGGTATGAAAAGACGTGTAGCACTAGCACGAACACTAATATTGAAACCAAAGATTATTCTATATGACGAGCCTACCAGCGGTTTAGATCCAATAACGGCAAAAGAAATAATTGAGCTAATGAGAAGTATTCAAAAAAAGTACGGTACAAGTTCCTTGATTATTACTCATGATGTGGACTGTGCAAGAGTAATTTCTGAACGAATGGTTCTTTTAGTAGATGGAATTAACTATGCCGAAGGCACCTATTCAGAATTATCGGCATCGACAGACCCAAAAGTAGAAGCATTCTTTAAAAAATAA
- a CDS encoding MlaE family ABC transporter permease: MAERIPSVFEISKILERIKQFFIQIGELSFFARRFFKELFSVPFEFKELLRQCYQMGNRSLMLVGMTGFIIGLVLTLQSRPTMIQFGAVSMMPNMVGISIVREIGPVITALICAGRIASGIGAELGSMRVTEQIDAMEVSGTNPFKYLVVTRILATTLMIPILVVFGDLIALLGSALVENLKGQVSFQLYFNTVFDALSFGDLIPATVKSFFFGFVIGLVGCFKGYHCKKGTVGVGIAANTAVVMASLLLFIVDFIAVFVSDIFYEL; encoded by the coding sequence ATGGCAGAGAGAATACCCTCAGTATTTGAAATATCTAAAATACTTGAGCGAATAAAACAGTTTTTTATACAAATTGGAGAACTGTCTTTTTTCGCACGTCGTTTTTTTAAAGAACTATTCTCTGTGCCTTTCGAATTTAAAGAGTTATTGCGCCAATGTTATCAAATGGGTAACCGATCTTTAATGCTAGTAGGTATGACCGGTTTCATTATAGGTTTGGTACTTACATTACAGTCTAGACCTACAATGATTCAGTTTGGCGCAGTATCAATGATGCCGAATATGGTAGGTATTTCTATAGTAAGGGAAATAGGTCCTGTAATAACCGCCCTAATTTGCGCTGGTAGAATTGCATCGGGTATAGGTGCCGAATTAGGTTCCATGAGAGTTACAGAACAGATAGATGCAATGGAAGTATCAGGCACCAACCCTTTTAAGTATTTAGTTGTAACACGTATTCTAGCTACAACATTAATGATTCCAATTTTAGTAGTATTTGGAGATTTAATCGCATTATTAGGTTCGGCGCTTGTAGAGAACCTGAAAGGTCAAGTTTCCTTTCAACTCTATTTTAATACAGTTTTTGATGCACTTAGCTTTGGAGATTTAATACCTGCAACCGTAAAATCATTCTTTTTTGGTTTTGTCATTGGTCTGGTTGGTTGTTTTAAGGGCTATCATTGTAAAAAAGGAACTGTAGGCGTCGGTATAGCTGCAAACACGGCCGTGGTCATGGCATCTTTATTATTATTTATAGTTGATTTTATTGCAGTATTTGTTTCTGATATTTTCTATGAATTATGA
- a CDS encoding adenine phosphoribosyltransferase: MNFKSLIRDVPDFPKEGVIFKDITLLLQNPKALKETANALYKLLEGQKIDKVVGMESRGFIFGPILAKKLNAGFVPVRKPGKLPSKTLSETYDLEYGTDTLEIHIDGIEKGDRVLIHDDVLATGGTAKATCRLIEKLGGEIVQLNFLIELTFLEGGSKINNYPVKSLVKY; this comes from the coding sequence ATGAATTTTAAAAGCTTAATTAGAGATGTACCTGATTTTCCGAAGGAAGGAGTCATTTTTAAAGACATTACATTGTTACTTCAAAACCCTAAAGCCCTTAAAGAAACGGCAAATGCGTTATATAAATTGCTAGAGGGGCAAAAAATAGACAAAGTGGTAGGTATGGAAAGTAGGGGATTCATCTTTGGACCTATTTTAGCCAAAAAGCTCAATGCCGGATTCGTACCTGTTCGTAAACCAGGTAAGTTGCCATCTAAAACGCTAAGTGAAACTTATGACCTAGAATATGGTACAGATACTTTAGAGATTCATATTGATGGCATCGAAAAAGGCGATAGGGTATTAATTCATGATGATGTTTTAGCAACTGGTGGTACTGCTAAAGCTACTTGTAGATTAATAGAAAAATTGGGTGGCGAAATTGTACAGTTAAATTTTCTTATAGAACTAACTTTTCTAGAAGGAGGTTCTAAAATAAATAACTACCCTGTAAAATCTTTAGTGAAATATTAA
- a CDS encoding SsrA-binding protein — MKKKLYKLISKFNKALLPSYSKQRLDLSKASKLQMAVIGWRYFITTKALD, encoded by the coding sequence TTGAAAAAGAAACTCTACAAACTAATTTCAAAGTTTAATAAAGCTTTGCTACCCTCATATAGCAAACAACGGTTAGATTTATCTAAGGCAAGCAAGCTGCAAATGGCTGTTATCGGTTGGCGCTATTTTATTACCACAAAAGCATTAGATTAA
- a CDS encoding calcium/sodium antiporter, translated as MQDFLFIVGGLVLLIAGGNWLLKSAVDLSLKLKIPKIVIGMTVVSFATSAPELIVSINAALDGFPDLALGNVVGSNIANLGLVLAITILLSPIDVSKSFYTTDWPVMMLASLLFFFFIYFDGVLVQYEGIIMVVFLFLFLVYLLRFQKPAVIDEEDEPDVMMPTYKTALFLGLGGGALWGGSELLITGAVGMATVFGVSERVIAITIVSVGTSIPELAASIIAVIKKEKAISLGNLIGSNIFNLLAVLGITSIITPITVMDQGLLTNDIFWMLGISFLILPLVFIPKGLRLGWRDGLILISVYLAFIYITIQ; from the coding sequence ATGCAAGATTTCTTATTTATCGTTGGCGGACTCGTATTATTAATAGCAGGTGGAAACTGGTTGTTGAAATCTGCGGTAGATTTATCGTTAAAACTTAAGATTCCAAAAATAGTAATAGGTATGACCGTGGTGTCATTTGCAACATCAGCACCAGAACTTATTGTAAGTATAAATGCAGCTTTGGACGGATTTCCAGATCTGGCACTTGGTAACGTAGTGGGGTCTAATATAGCTAACCTAGGTCTTGTACTTGCTATTACCATTTTATTGAGCCCTATAGATGTAAGTAAAAGTTTCTATACTACAGACTGGCCTGTAATGATGCTTGCTTCTTTATTGTTTTTCTTCTTTATTTATTTTGACGGTGTACTTGTGCAATATGAAGGTATAATAATGGTAGTCTTTCTTTTTCTTTTCTTGGTGTATCTGCTACGTTTTCAAAAGCCTGCCGTAATAGATGAAGAAGATGAGCCAGATGTTATGATGCCTACTTACAAGACTGCTTTATTTTTAGGTTTAGGTGGTGGTGCTCTTTGGGGAGGTTCTGAGCTGTTAATTACTGGTGCAGTGGGTATGGCAACTGTATTTGGAGTAAGTGAGCGTGTAATTGCTATAACGATAGTTTCTGTTGGAACAAGTATTCCTGAATTAGCAGCGTCTATAATAGCAGTGATAAAGAAGGAAAAAGCAATCTCTCTAGGAAACTTGATTGGCTCTAATATTTTTAATTTATTGGCGGTTTTAGGTATCACGTCTATAATTACACCTATTACGGTTATGGACCAAGGTCTTTTAACAAATGATATCTTTTGGATGCTAGGTATCTCTTTCCTTATTCTTCCTCTAGTATTTATACCAAAAGGATTGCGATTGGGGTGGAGAGATGGTTTAATACTTATTAGTGTTTATCTAGCATTTATATATATCACAATTCAATAG
- a CDS encoding glutamine synthetase beta-grasp domain-containing protein → MAKIKLEYIWLDGYFPTQNLRSKTKVEEHEDFKGTLEELGNWSFDGSSTKQAEGGSSDCLLVPVAIYPDPSRINGYLVMTEVMNADGTPHVSNGRATIDDEDDDFWFGFEQEYFIMDTKTQLPLGFPIGGYPAPQGMYYCSVGGKNTHGRGLVEEHADLCIDAGLNFEGINQEVASGQWEYQLFAKGAKKAGDEIWISRYLLDRLTEKYGYYIDYHPKPLGKDMDWNGSGMHANFSNTTLRTCGSKETYAAICESFRPFVKEHIAVYGEFNDQRLTGLHETAAITDFSWGVSDRGASIRIPLIAVEKGYKGWLEDRRPASNADPYKIAARIIKTVKTAKI, encoded by the coding sequence ATGGCTAAAATTAAATTAGAATATATCTGGTTAGATGGATATTTTCCGACTCAAAACCTGAGGAGCAAAACTAAGGTAGAAGAACACGAAGATTTCAAAGGTACATTAGAGGAATTAGGCAACTGGTCTTTTGATGGGTCTTCAACCAAACAAGCTGAAGGTGGATCATCTGACTGCTTATTGGTACCTGTAGCTATATACCCAGACCCTTCTAGGATAAACGGTTATTTAGTTATGACAGAAGTTATGAATGCAGACGGTACTCCGCATGTATCTAATGGAAGAGCTACTATTGATGATGAAGATGATGATTTCTGGTTCGGTTTTGAACAAGAGTATTTCATTATGGATACCAAAACTCAATTACCTTTAGGTTTCCCAATTGGTGGTTACCCTGCACCTCAAGGTATGTACTACTGCTCTGTAGGTGGTAAAAATACGCACGGTAGAGGTTTAGTTGAAGAACATGCTGATCTTTGTATCGATGCAGGTTTAAATTTTGAAGGAATTAACCAAGAGGTTGCTTCTGGACAATGGGAATATCAATTATTTGCAAAAGGAGCTAAAAAAGCTGGAGACGAAATTTGGATCTCTAGATATCTTTTAGACAGGTTAACCGAAAAATATGGTTACTATATTGATTACCATCCAAAACCATTAGGAAAAGACATGGACTGGAATGGATCTGGTATGCATGCAAACTTCTCTAACACAACGTTAAGAACTTGTGGTTCTAAAGAAACTTACGCAGCAATCTGCGAATCTTTCCGTCCGTTTGTTAAAGAACACATTGCTGTTTACGGTGAGTTTAACGACCAACGTTTAACTGGTTTACACGAAACTGCGGCTATTACAGATTTCTCTTGGGGAGTTTCAGATAGAGGTGCTTCAATACGTATTCCACTTATTGCTGTGGAAAAAGGATATAAAGGATGGTTAGAAGACAGAAGACCTGCTTCAAACGCTGATCCATATAAAATTGCAGCTAGAATTATTAAGACGGTTAAAACTGCAAAGATTTAA